DNA from Corynebacterium aurimucosum ATCC 700975:
CCGGGCGGCGAGTCCGTGCTCGTCGGCTACGTCTCCCTGGATGACCCGGATGCCGGCTTCGACCACGAGGCCGCGCATGCCCGCCTGGCGGAGACCATGCCGGCAGCGCTCGTCCCGCGCATCTGCGTCATGGAGGAGCTGCCGATTCGCACCTCCGGAAAGGTGGATAAGAAGGCCCTGCCGTGGCCGCTGCCGGGAGTGGGAGTGGAGGCAGACGGCCTCAACCCCACCGAGCAGTGGTTGGCGGAACTGTGGGTGGACACCCTGGGTGTTTCCGTCGAGGACGTCAACGCAGACTTCTTCTCCCTTGGCGGCACCTCGCTGGCCGCGGCGACTTTGGTCGGCCGCATCCGCGAGCGCTTCCCCACCGTGGCCGTACGCGATCTCTACGACCACCCGCGTCTGGGCTCCCTGGCGGAGCAGCTTGCTGGTGCCGAGTCTGTCGAGGACGCCGGACCCGCACGCGAGGTGAAGCCCGTCGGCGCCGGCACGCGCATCGCGCAAACACTCATCCAGATCCCCGTGATGACGCTGGCCGCCACGACGTGGCTGGCCTGGCTGCTGCTGAGCTCCAACCTGGCGAACCTGCTCGGTGTGGAGTGGGCCATGACCACGCCATGGTGGCTGGTCATTCTTCTCCTCGTCATCTTTGTCACTCCCATCGGCCGCATCCCCATCGGCGGTTTCGGCGCGCGGCTGATCACCGCCGGGATTCAACCCGGCGACTATCCGCGCGGCGGATCTACGCACCTGCGTATTTGGGCAGCGGAGCGCTGGGCAGATGCTTCTGGCTCGCGCTCGATTGCGGGTGCCACGTGGGTCAATAACTATGCCCGCGCGCTGGGAGTGAAGATGGGCCGCGGAGTGGACCTGCACTCGCTGCCGCCTGTGACTGGCCTGCTGACCTTGGGCAAGCACGCCGCGATTGAGCCCGAGGTGGACCTTTCTGGCTATTGGCTCGACGGCGATATCCTGCGGGTTGGCGCCATCGAGGTCAAGGAAGGTGCCCGCGTGGGCGCGCGCTCGACGCTGCTTCCGGGCACCGTCGTGGGCAAGGATGCCCACGTCGAGGCCGGCTCCACCGTGACTGCCCGCAAGAAGATTAAGGACGGCCAGCGCTGGTCCGGCTCTCCTGCCAAGAAGGTGGGCCGCTCCAAGCACCGCTTCCCATCACACGCGCCGAAGCGCCGCCCGTGGTGGGTGGCCATCTACGGCGCCACCTCCATCCTGCTGGCCTTCCAGCCCATCGTGGCGCTGGCCGTGGGCGCGGCCGTGGTCGTCGCTCTCATCGCGCTGACCGAGGGCTCTGCCTTCGTCGGCTCCATCTTCTTCGCACCGCTGGGCGCGCTTGCCGCATTCGCCACCTTCATGCTGCAAACCTGGCTGGGCGTGCGCATCCTGTCACTGGGCATCAAGCCCGGCGTGGCACCTGTGCGCTCCGCCAAGGGCTGGCGCCTGTGGGCCATCGAGCGCCTCATGGACGAGGCCCGCACGCAGCTCTTCCCCATCTATGCCTCGCAGCTCACTCCAGCGTGGCTGCGTTCGCTGGGTGCGACGATTGGCAAGGACGTGGAGATTTCCACGGCCGTCATGGTGCCCAAGCTCACTGAGGTCAAAGACGGCGCCTTCCTGGCGGATGACACCATGATCGGCGGCTATGAGCTCGGTGGCGGTTGGATGCTCACGGGTGAGACCAAGGTGGGCAAGCGTTCCTTCGTGGGCAACTCCGGCATCACCGGCCCGGGCCGCAAGCTGTCGAAGAACTCGCTGGTTGCCGTGCTCTCCTCGACGCCGAAGAAGACCAAATCCGGCGCCAACTGGTGGGGTTCTCCGCCGGAGCGCATGCGCCGTGTTGAGGCCCACGTGGACGGTGTGGAGGGCGAATCCCTCACCTACAACCCAGGCTTTGGGGTCAAGGCCGCGCGTGGTGCGATTGAGACCATGCGCCTGCTGGCGCCGATGACCTCGGCCATGCTGCTGGCAGGCACTTTGGCATCGCTTTACGCGCTTGCCGACGCCCTCGGCATCGCCGCCGCCTGGGCCCTCGGCGGCCTCATCCTCATGGTGGCGGGCGCTATCGCCATGACCATCACCGTGGCGGTGAAGTGGATCTGTGTGGGCACGCAGACCGCTGGCGACCACCCGCTGTGGTCCGCCTTCGT
Protein-coding regions in this window:
- a CDS encoding Pls/PosA family non-ribosomal peptide synthetase; this translates as MTEPDNLPSTGGRHALRTDEPEAPAMPEVPEHYLLGSEAAPARTLWDIVQTTAEHYPDAAALDEGEILTYAELLADVSAWATELYASGVRRGDRIGIRMTSGKRELYLAILATLAAGAAYVPVDADDPDERAEMVFGEADIDGVFTDEGFRMLREGGAARPTFDEKDERDGAPFEEPRPEDTAWIIFTSGSTGKPKGVAVSHRSAAAFVDAEAALFLVDSPHGPLGPDDRVLAGLSVAFDASCEEMWLAWGHGACLVPAPRSLVRSGMDLGPWLIRRDITVVSTVPTLAGLWPAEALDNIRLLIVGGEACSQELTDRLATEDREMWNTYGPTEATVVACAQRMLPGKPVSIGLPLKGWDLVVVDKHGVPVNIGEVGELVIGGVGLAAYLDPVKDAEKYAPLESMGWERAYRTGDHVRLEEDGLYFVGRVDDQVKIGGRRIELGEVEANVAALPNVYNSAVAVQKTPGGESVLVGYVSLDDPDAGFDHEAAHARLAETMPAALVPRICVMEELPIRTSGKVDKKALPWPLPGVGVEADGLNPTEQWLAELWVDTLGVSVEDVNADFFSLGGTSLAAATLVGRIRERFPTVAVRDLYDHPRLGSLAEQLAGAESVEDAGPAREVKPVGAGTRIAQTLIQIPVMTLAATTWLAWLLLSSNLANLLGVEWAMTTPWWLVILLLVIFVTPIGRIPIGGFGARLITAGIQPGDYPRGGSTHLRIWAAERWADASGSRSIAGATWVNNYARALGVKMGRGVDLHSLPPVTGLLTLGKHAAIEPEVDLSGYWLDGDILRVGAIEVKEGARVGARSTLLPGTVVGKDAHVEAGSTVTARKKIKDGQRWSGSPAKKVGRSKHRFPSHAPKRRPWWVAIYGATSILLAFQPIVALAVGAAVVVALIALTEGSAFVGSIFFAPLGALAAFATFMLQTWLGVRILSLGIKPGVAPVRSAKGWRLWAIERLMDEARTQLFPIYASQLTPAWLRSLGATIGKDVEISTAVMVPKLTEVKDGAFLADDTMIGGYELGGGWMLTGETKVGKRSFVGNSGITGPGRKLSKNSLVAVLSSTPKKTKSGANWWGSPPERMRRVEAHVDGVEGESLTYNPGFGVKAARGAIETMRLLAPMTSAMLLAGTLASLYALADALGIAAAWALGGLILMVAGAIAMTITVAVKWICVGTQTAGDHPLWSAFVWLNELQDTFVEAVAAPWFFSHTYGMGEINQGLRALGVTIGRGAWIDSYWFPETDLCFVGEGASVGPGTVVQTHLFQDRVMSLDTVTIKAGATLGSHSVALPASVIGSVATVGPGSLVMRGDQVPGSSEWQGNPIEPWKH